In Geminocystis sp. NIES-3708, a single window of DNA contains:
- a CDS encoding glycosyltransferase, with protein MPKTLFNHHQSLSIIIIINNFPSSLDKLVQTVIKQSNLLGKSQTLLLNNNRDIKVINLCLDTAKKYSNKENEIIPININKNQEINDTYQSLLNVVKGEILIFIKGNCYPEDSWLENLIKPFNDKNINIIAGEIEEIKTLHLFKKISYLIHKLIKKDKFKCSNIFDGQIANVAIKKEFLQQQKSLYLSNIKEKESTYYNRILNEVEAEIIYHPLAKVYQNHRD; from the coding sequence TTGCCTAAAACATTGTTCAATCATCATCAATCTTTATCTATAATTATCATTATTAATAATTTTCCCAGTTCTTTAGATAAGCTAGTTCAAACGGTCATTAAACAATCTAATTTATTAGGAAAATCTCAGACTTTATTGCTAAATAATAATCGGGATATAAAAGTCATTAATTTATGTTTAGATACCGCTAAAAAATATAGTAATAAAGAAAATGAAATAATACCTATTAATATTAATAAAAATCAAGAGATTAACGATACTTATCAAAGTCTTTTAAATGTAGTCAAGGGAGAGATTCTCATTTTTATAAAAGGGAATTGTTATCCTGAAGATTCTTGGTTAGAAAATTTAATCAAGCCTTTTAATGATAAAAATATTAACATTATTGCTGGAGAAATTGAAGAAATTAAAACTCTCCATCTTTTCAAAAAAATCAGTTACTTAATTCATAAACTCATAAAAAAAGATAAGTTTAAATGTAGTAATATATTTGATGGTCAAATAGCTAATGTTGCCATAAAAAAAGAATTTCTTCAGCAACAAAAATCCTTGTATTTATCTAATATTAAAGAGAAAGAAAGTACTTATTATAATCGTATTTTAAATGAGGTAGAAGCAGAAATAATTTATCATCCTTTGGCAAAAGTCTATCAAAATCATAGAGATTAA
- the ispF gene encoding 2-C-methyl-D-erythritol 2,4-cyclodiphosphate synthase, with protein MMIRIGNGYDLHRLVEGRKLILGGIEIDHHLGLLGHSDADVLTHAIMDALLGALSLGDIGHYFPPNDPQWAGANSMELLTQVHKLILDRGWTIGNIDSVIVAERPKLKPHLPSMINSLSNKLAIASDKISIKATTNEKLGPVGREEAICVHAVVLLLCQDK; from the coding sequence ATCATGATTAGAATTGGAAACGGTTACGATTTACATCGATTAGTTGAAGGTAGAAAACTTATTTTAGGTGGTATCGAAATAGATCATCATTTGGGATTATTAGGTCATAGTGATGCAGATGTGTTAACTCATGCTATCATGGATGCTTTGTTAGGTGCTTTAAGTTTAGGGGATATTGGACATTATTTTCCACCTAATGATCCTCAATGGGCAGGAGCTAATAGTATGGAACTATTGACTCAAGTACATAAATTAATTCTTGACCGAGGGTGGACTATTGGTAATATTGATAGTGTAATCGTGGCAGAACGTCCTAAATTAAAGCCTCATTTACCTTCGATGATTAATTCTTTATCCAACAAATTGGCGATCGCATCTGATAAAATAAGCATCAAAGCCACAACCAATGAAAAATTAGGTCCAGTGGGCAGAGAAGAAGCGATCTGTGTTCACGCCGTAGTTTTACTATTATGTCAAGATAAATAA
- a CDS encoding YtxH domain-containing protein: MSQDQKNNNFIIGLVVGSGIATIATLLFSPRNGSENRKVLKKTAEALPEIAQDFSSTLQVNRHRLSTSALKKWDNTLDRLKTAIIAGVEASQNQVNLDDK, encoded by the coding sequence ATGAGTCAAGATCAAAAAAATAACAATTTTATTATAGGGTTAGTAGTGGGTAGTGGCATCGCTACCATAGCAACTCTTTTATTTTCTCCCCGCAATGGCTCAGAAAATAGAAAAGTTTTAAAGAAAACCGCCGAGGCATTACCAGAAATAGCTCAAGATTTTTCCTCTACTCTTCAAGTTAATCGTCACCGTCTTTCTACATCAGCTTTAAAAAAATGGGATAATACTCTTGATCGTCTTAAAACGGCTATTATCGCAGGAGTTGAAGCCAGTCAAAATCAAGTTAACCTAGATGATAAGTAA
- the wecB gene encoding non-hydrolyzing UDP-N-acetylglucosamine 2-epimerase, protein MTLTKKTICITLGTRPEAIKLAPVIKCFQEAEDFDTKVILTGQHREMVEQVMNLFGLEATTDLNIMQPNQSLSDITCRSLQGLEKLFQNIKPQLVITQGDTTTAFSAALAAFYQQIPVGHVEAGLRTDNIYNPFPEEANRRLISQIAQLHFAPTTLAVENLQKSGVTGEIHHTGNTVIDALLSVAQKNPPCEIKGLDWQKYRVLLVTVHRRENWGQPLTDIINGLQLILEQFPDTAILLPLHRNPTVREPLKKAFGNHERVFLTEPLDYKELVGAIKRCFFLLTDSGGLQEEAPSLGKPVLVLRETTERPEAVTGGTAKLIGTNAEQILSFASDLLANKNSYDQMAEAINPFGDGKASSRIVEISRNYINSAT, encoded by the coding sequence ATGACTTTAACGAAAAAAACTATTTGTATTACTTTAGGAACTCGTCCTGAAGCAATCAAACTTGCACCTGTGATCAAATGTTTTCAAGAAGCAGAGGATTTTGATACTAAAGTAATTTTAACAGGTCAACATCGGGAAATGGTAGAACAAGTAATGAATTTATTTGGGTTAGAGGCAACGACAGACTTAAACATTATGCAACCAAATCAGAGTTTAAGTGACATCACCTGTCGTAGTTTACAAGGATTAGAAAAATTATTTCAAAATATTAAACCTCAGTTAGTTATTACTCAAGGAGATACTACCACAGCTTTTTCTGCCGCTTTAGCCGCTTTTTATCAGCAAATTCCCGTTGGTCATGTGGAAGCTGGACTACGAACAGATAACATTTATAATCCCTTCCCAGAAGAAGCTAATCGTCGTTTAATTTCTCAAATTGCACAACTACATTTTGCTCCCACAACCTTAGCAGTGGAAAATTTACAGAAATCGGGAGTAACAGGAGAAATTCACCATACAGGTAACACCGTTATCGATGCTTTACTTTCTGTTGCTCAAAAAAATCCTCCTTGTGAGATAAAAGGCTTAGATTGGCAAAAATATAGAGTGTTATTAGTCACTGTGCATCGTCGAGAAAATTGGGGACAACCTCTAACAGATATTATTAACGGTTTACAATTAATTTTAGAGCAATTTCCTGATACTGCTATTTTATTACCTTTACATCGAAATCCTACCGTAAGAGAACCATTAAAAAAAGCCTTCGGTAATCATGAAAGAGTATTTTTAACCGAACCTTTAGACTATAAAGAATTAGTCGGTGCAATTAAACGTTGTTTTTTCCTTTTAACTGACTCTGGTGGTTTACAAGAAGAAGCCCCCAGTCTAGGAAAACCTGTTTTAGTTTTACGAGAAACAACAGAAAGACCAGAAGCTGTTACTGGTGGTACAGCAAAATTAATTGGAACAAATGCGGAGCAAATTTTATCATTTGCCAGTGATTTATTAGCAAATAAAAACAGTTATGATCAAATGGCAGAAGCAATTAATCCTTTTGGAGATGGTAAAGCGTCTAGTCGAATTGTGGAAATTTCTCGTAACTATATCAATTCTGCTACCTGA
- a CDS encoding Hpt domain-containing protein yields the protein MDSANNERIVGYFIEEAKEHLETIEKGILDLSSAVNDEESINELFRAAHSIKGGAAMLNFTSIQKTAHRLEDAFKILRDDPLETDQTLESLFLKAYDILQDLLERLQGPFGLSEEEGEQIMEAAEPHFVELQNYIQQLADGEVPKPPQVTSASVRAMSPSLTAIPSDEVVMQVRQILQQMLVIFKQESTPNNRQQLQTMCDKLVNIAPEENGWQNILKCAKQAISNPKHSYRLLAPVIIKEVKLAGDCLEVGKGSEIAPSQGLEQLAYSKLPQILVSVDPNIAAETLAKVFNKEQISKLVNLLQAVH from the coding sequence ATGGATAGTGCCAATAATGAAAGAATTGTCGGGTATTTTATTGAAGAGGCAAAAGAGCATTTAGAAACCATCGAAAAAGGTATTTTAGATTTATCTTCGGCAGTGAATGATGAAGAAAGTATAAATGAATTGTTTAGAGCGGCTCATTCCATCAAAGGTGGTGCGGCAATGCTCAATTTTACTAGCATCCAAAAAACAGCTCATCGTCTTGAAGATGCTTTTAAAATATTACGGGATGATCCTCTTGAAACAGATCAAACTTTGGAAAGTCTTTTTTTGAAAGCCTATGATATTCTACAGGATTTATTGGAACGTTTACAAGGTCCTTTTGGCTTATCAGAGGAAGAGGGTGAACAAATTATGGAAGCGGCTGAACCTCATTTTGTAGAATTACAGAATTATATTCAACAATTGGCTGATGGAGAAGTACCAAAACCACCTCAAGTTACATCAGCTTCTGTTCGTGCTATGAGTCCTTCTCTCACTGCAATTCCTAGTGATGAAGTGGTAATGCAAGTTAGACAAATATTGCAACAAATGTTAGTGATTTTTAAACAAGAATCAACACCAAATAATCGTCAACAATTACAAACTATGTGCGATAAATTAGTGAATATTGCACCCGAAGAAAATGGTTGGCAAAATATTCTTAAATGTGCAAAACAAGCCATTAGTAATCCTAAACATTCTTACCGTTTATTAGCACCAGTTATTATTAAAGAAGTGAAGTTAGCTGGAGATTGTTTAGAAGTAGGAAAAGGATCAGAAATTGCCCCTTCTCAAGGATTAGAACAACTTGCCTATTCTAAATTACCACAAATTTTAGTGAGTGTCGATCCGAATATCGCCGCAGAAACTCTGGCGAAGGTTTTTAATAAAGAACAAATTTCTAAATTAGTTAATTTATTACAAGCAGTTCATTAA
- a CDS encoding thioesterase family protein, translating into MSQIHQPQLPPITEIELDHGFRATIEKWFEYSVVAHPHHTDYAGIVWHGNYLTWMEEARVEYLRSLGINYADLVNLGCDLPVIEVNIRYHQSMKMGDRAIVKTRMNEIQGVRIHWDYQITAEESSLIYVSGRVTLVGIDREKGKIMRQLPPLLKDVLVKS; encoded by the coding sequence TTGTCTCAAATACATCAACCTCAATTACCTCCTATAACCGAGATTGAATTAGATCATGGTTTTCGAGCAACTATCGAAAAATGGTTTGAATATTCTGTAGTAGCTCATCCTCACCACACAGATTATGCGGGAATAGTTTGGCATGGCAATTATTTAACTTGGATGGAAGAGGCAAGAGTAGAGTATTTACGATCGCTAGGTATAAATTACGCTGATTTGGTTAATTTAGGGTGTGATTTACCCGTTATCGAAGTAAATATCCGCTATCACCAGTCAATGAAAATGGGTGATCGTGCTATAGTGAAAACAAGAATGAATGAAATTCAAGGGGTAAGAATCCATTGGGATTATCAAATTACAGCGGAAGAAAGTTCTTTGATTTATGTTAGTGGTAGAGTGACTTTAGTAGGTATTGATCGAGAAAAAGGTAAAATTATGCGACAATTACCACCATTGTTAAAGGATGTTCTTGTAAAATCGTAG
- a CDS encoding NifU family protein encodes MSLALTNENVEQVLDELRPYLMADGGNVELVEIDGPTVKLKLQGACGSCPSSAMTLRMGIERRLKEYIPEIAEIEQVF; translated from the coding sequence ATGTCTTTAGCATTAACCAACGAAAACGTAGAACAAGTATTAGACGAATTACGCCCTTATCTCATGGCTGATGGTGGTAATGTTGAGTTAGTTGAAATTGATGGACCTACGGTAAAATTAAAATTACAAGGTGCTTGTGGTTCATGTCCTAGTTCGGCAATGACTCTAAGAATGGGTATTGAGCGACGTTTAAAAGAATATATTCCTGAAATTGCTGAAATAGAACAAGTTTTTTAG